The following proteins are encoded in a genomic region of Zea mays cultivar B73 chromosome 9, Zm-B73-REFERENCE-NAM-5.0, whole genome shotgun sequence:
- the LOC103639637 gene encoding uncharacterized protein → MPASACTHLDSGCTRKYTRFKNIHAVYDEDYDRDPKRIKTEIIDSELSVGSVSDKDSEQDCDDVFLKDLRTQCKAKNWKTSKITSEGCGIKNQAKTEDDIDLDKPLIALKQKSPKTSLAKDNVKMNALRSSPCATKEEDTTSHRDKILSSSLIKATMQDPVLEKLGRKFAELEQSKVVIDCTEIVGDQICCVEVNNTAGALASCAKPDVLCEIKAEDTNYSEFGTSICSIKNPEHSSFKLQQKLVAGDDCVPQYCFMTRPAQLADVSDHPCEQTCSINNFDDITAAKAIEVSSLGLTDETSNHQKTSENLTDSDVCKSSTANGFIACSFNQSCHDLVDSDEHWNLFVHRNEPVKLLEELSSVDESCADTQSDLCGSTKMNCTSLEGVVQMQAEGQLDSIVCCGVRPKHMLLDMEIRHTETGVFTFDKTIDLAHPANFVAQDGRLESIVYDVLNNHAQRTASKNESSVGLPETAVSQSSLIDFTDNCVEDKRASVDKILPPNNLDWPLKDKLNSTTDYDICRPINDDEGSEEELVPQHQLYQSCSDKFNLSSAMPEISNAEDSQKISAGAQNSSATFLETDGRIKKPNFFVDEEPIEENTPKVLLSKRKIMSPMSQEKLCSALTGIDLCDGVQRFKSKIIIEDHDKTTISLPQPAHMQDRSMLSTDRRLKSRTFVSPTSKGVLKSTGSPPHQHTTCSCTRSSPVVLDTEKAVEFSQRQMHDIENIAAKLIRSLKHMKSIVDESLSTEAYSLLPNFNIAEIRAASEDALEVERTTRKWLSIMNKDCSRFCKILSLAKKNDVSHPEAPRKQRKITFADEAGGMLCHVKVFKDGQASLLSECQSDL, encoded by the exons ATGCCTGCTTCTGCTTGCACACATCTTGATTCTGGTTGTACTAGGAAATATACAAGGTTCAAGAATATTCACGCAGTTTATGATGAAGATTATGACAGGGATCCTAAGAGGATCAAAACTGAAATCATTGATTCGGAACTAAGTGTTGGTTCTGTCAGTGACAAGGATAGTGAACAAGATTGTGATGATGTATTTCTCAAGGATCTCAGGACTCAGTGTAAAGCAAAGAATTGGAAGACTTCAAAAATCACATCGGAAGGATGTGGCATTAAGAATCAGGCTAAAACAGAAGATGACATTGATCTTGATAAGCCTCTTATTGCATTGAAACAAAAGAGTCCAAAAACATCTCTTGCTAAGGATAATGTAAAGATGAATGCACTAAGATCTTCTCCATGTGCTACGAAAGAGGAAGATACAACATCACATAGAGACAAGATTCTTAGTTCTTCCCTGATCAAAGCAACAATGCAAGACCCAGTATTAGAGAAGCTTGGAAGGAAATTTGCAGAACTGGAGCAGTCTAAAGTTGTTATTG ATTGTACTGAAATCGTTGGTGATCAAATTTGTTGTGTTGAAGTGAACAATACAGCTGGAGCTCTAGCGAGCTGTGCAAAACCTGATGTACTTTGTGAAATAAAAGCTGAAGATACAAATTATTCTGAATTTGGAACTTCTATCTGTTCCATAAAGAATCCTGAGCATTCATCCTTTAAGCTGCAACAGAAGCTGGTAGCGGGTGATGACTGTGTGCCTCAATATTGTTTCATGACTCGACCAGCTCAATTAGCCGATGTTTCTGATCATCCCTGCGAACAAACCTGCAGTATCAACAATTTTGATGACATTACAGCTGCAAAAGCAATTGAGGTTTCTTCGTTAGGTCTCACTGATGAAACGAGCAATCATCAGAAAACATCTGAAAATCTAACTGACTCAGATGTGTGTAAGTCCTCTACCGCAAATGGGTTTATAGCTTGTTCTTTCAATCAGTCCTGCCATGATCTTGTGGATAGCGATGAACATTGGAATTTATTTGTTCATCGGAATGAGCCTGTGAAGCTTTTGGAAGAGTTGTCTTCTGTTGATGAATCATGCGCAGATACTCAATCTGATTTATGTGGAAGCACAAAAATGAATTGCACTTCCCTTGAGGGGGTTGTGCAGATGCAGGCTGAGGGCCAATTGGATTCAATAGTCTGCTGTGGTGTAAGGCCAAAGCATATGTTACTAGATATGGAAATTAGACATACAGAAACTGGTGTATTCACCTTTGATAAGACTATTGACTTGGCTCATCCTGCCAATTTTGTTGCACAAGATGGAAGGCTAGAAAGTATAGTATACGATGTTTTGAATAATCATGCACAAAGGACAGCCTCTAAAAACGAATCTTCTGTTGGACTCCCAGAAACTGCTGTGAGTCAGAGCTCACTTATTGACTTCACTGACAATTGTGTTGAAGACAAAAGGGCTTCAGTTGATAAAATTTTACCTCCCAATAATCTAGACTGGCCATTGAAGGATAAGTTAAATTCTACAACAGACTATGACATTTGTAGGCCTATTAATGATGATGAAGGATCAGAAGAAGAATTAGTGCCTCAACATCAGTTATACCAGTCGTGTAGTGATAAATTCAACCTTAGCAGTGCCATGCCAGAGATTTCTAATGCTGAAGATTCACAAAAAATATCTGCCGGAGCTCAAAATTCTTCTGCTACCTTTTTGGAAACTGATGGGCGAATTAAAAAGCCAAATTTTTTTGTGGATGAAGAACCAATTGAAGAAAACACTCCAAAAGTATTACTGTCCAAGAGAAAG ATTATGTCACCGATGTCTCAGGAGAAGCTTTGCAGTGCTCTGACTGGCATTGATTTGTGTGATGGAGTTCAAAGATTTA AGAGCAAAATCATTATTGAAGATCATGATAAAACTACAATATCATTGCCTCAACCAGCACACATGCAAGACAGATCAATGTTGTCCACAGACAGGAGACTTAAGAGCAGGACTTTTGTCTCCCCTACAAGCAAAGGAGTTCTGAAGTCAACAGGATCCCCACCCCATCAACATACAACTTGCTCTTGCACGAGAAGTTCACCAGTGGTCTTAGACACCGAGAAAGCTGTTGAATTTTCACAAAGACAGATGCATGATATAGAAAATATAGCTGCTAAGCTTATCAGGAGCTTGAAGCACATGAAAAGTATAGTGGATGAAAGTTTGTCAACAGAAGCATATTCATTACTTCCTAATTTTAACATTGCTGAG ATCAGAGCAGCCTCTGAGGATGCATTAGAAGTGGAGAGGACTACGAGGAAATGGCTGTCGATAATGAACAAAGACTGCAGTCGCTTTTGTAAAATATTG AGCCTAGCAAAGAAGAACGATGTTTCTCATCCTGAAGCACCAAGGAAACAAAGAAAAATAACGTTTGCAGATGAAGCTGGAGGAATGCTCTGCCATGTTAAGGTTTTCAAGGATGGACAAGCCTCTCTTCTTTCTGAATGCCAGAGTGATTTATAG